From the Candidatus Palauibacter australiensis genome, the window GCCGGGGATGATCCACCTGTGTGAGGACCCCGGCGTGATCGGACAGGCGTTCTTCGTCATGGAGCACGTGGAGGGGCGGGTGCCGTCGGCCCCGGGCTTGCCCGAAGTCGAATCTCCGGCGGAACGGGCGGCGATCTACGACGCGATGAACGAGGCGCTGGCGCGGCTCCATGCGGTCGACTGGGCGGCCGTCGGTCTGGGGGACTACGGAAAACCGTCGGACTACGTGGCGCGGCAGATCACCGTCTGGACGCGACAGTACGAAGCGGCCCGGATCGACCCGATCCCCGCGATGGAGGCGCTCAGCGAGTGGCTGCCCGCCCACATCCCCGCCAGCGACGCGTCCGGGGAGGAGACGACGATCGCCCACGGCGACTACCGGCTCGACAACATGATCCTGCACCCGACCGAACCGCGCGTGCTCGCGATCGTGGACTGGGAGTTGTCGACCCTGGGCCACCCTCTGGCCGACCTCGCCTATAACTGCATGACGTACCACCTGCCCGAGGGGCCCCTGTGGAAGGGGCTGGGGGAGGTGGACTGCGAGGCGCTGGGGATTCCGTCGGAGGAGGACTACGTGACCGCGTACTGCCGGCGGACGGGGCGTGAGGGGGTGCCGGACTGGGAGTTCTTCATGGCTTTTGGCCTCTTCCGCCTCGCCTCGATCTGCCAGGGCGTGTACGCGCGGGCCCTCCAGGGCAACGCGAGTTCGCGGAACGCGCTGGAAGTCGGCGCCAAGGCGCCGATGCTGGCCGAAGCCGGCTGGAGCTTCGCCCGCCGCGCCTGAAGTCCGCCCGGAGCGCCTGAGGTCCGCACCGCGCGGTCGAGCCTGCCGGAGGTGCCGGAGGCCCGCGGCGACCCCTACGTCCCGCGCGGCCCCCGCAGTTCCAGCTTCGCGAGCGCCTCGAGGTGGACCTCGTCCGGGCCGTCGGCGAGGCGCAGGGTGCGGGAATGCGCGTAGGCCGCGGCCAGCCAGGTGTCGGGGCTGACGCCGAGGGCGCCGTGGACCTGGATCGCCTGGTCGAGGACGCGGCAGGCCATGCGCGGCGCGACGACCTTGATCATCGCGATCTCGCGGCGCGCCGCCTTGTTGCCGACGGCGTCCATCATGTGGGCGGCGTGCAGCGTGAGGAGCCGGGCCTGGTCGACCGCGATGCGGCACTCGGCGAGCGCGTGGCGGAGCGCGCCCTTCTCGGCGAGGGGGCCGGAGAAGGCGACGCGGGTCCTCGCCCGCTCGGCCATGTCCTCGATTGCACGCTCGGCGACGCCGATGAGCCGCATGCAATGGTGGATGCGGCCGGGGCCGAGGCGACCCTGCGCGATCTCGAACCCGCGG encodes:
- a CDS encoding phosphotransferase; its protein translation is PGMIHLCEDPGVIGQAFFVMEHVEGRVPSAPGLPEVESPAERAAIYDAMNEALARLHAVDWAAVGLGDYGKPSDYVARQITVWTRQYEAARIDPIPAMEALSEWLPAHIPASDASGEETTIAHGDYRLDNMILHPTEPRVLAIVDWELSTLGHPLADLAYNCMTYHLPEGPLWKGLGEVDCEALGIPSEEDYVTAYCRRTGREGVPDWEFFMAFGLFRLASICQGVYARALQGNASSRNALEVGAKAPMLAEAGWSFARRA